DNA sequence from the Selenomonas timonae genome:
TCGGCGCGGAGGCTGATTTCCTGCGCGAGCTTGTCGCATATCTTGTCAATCGGAAGCAGTAGGGGATATTTTGAAAAAAGAGCGGTTGGATGTCCTGCTCGTGGAGCAGGGATTTGCGCCGAGTCGGGAGCGCGCAAAGCGACTCATCATGGCGGGGCAGGTGCTCGTGGACGAGCAGCGCATCGACAAGGCGGGCACAACGGTTGCGATCGATGTGAAGCTGCGTGTCGTGGGGGAGGATCTGCCCTATGTCAGCCGCGGCGGACTGAAACTCGCAAAGGGGATGGAGGTCTTCGGCGCTGTGCTCGATGGAAAAACGGCGGCGGATATCGGTGCATCGACGGGCGGATTCACGGACTGTATGCTGCAAAACGGTGCGGCAAAGGTCTATGCGATCGACGTCGGCTACGGGCAGCTCGACTGGAAGCTGCGGACAGACGTGCGGGTTGTCAATATGGAACGCACGAACATCCGCAATGTCACGCTCGAGACGTTGGGGGAGACGCTGGGCTTTGCCTCGATTGACGTGGCGTTCATCTCTCTGGACAAGGTGCTGCCTGTTGTGCGGGCGCTGCTCGCAGAGGGCGGCGAGGTCATTGCGCTCATCAAGCCGCAGTTCGAGGCGGGCAAGGAGCGCGTGGGCAAGAACGGCGTTGTGCGCGATCCCGCCGTGCATGAGGATGTCATTCGGCAGGTGCTTGCTGTCGCACGTGCACAGGACTTTCGGACTGCGGGGTTGACGTATTCGCCCGTGAAAGGACCAAAGGGGAACATCGAATACCTCCTATATCTGAAAACGCAGGGGGAGGATGTGGAAATGGATGATGTGTTTGTGCGCGAGATCGTGTCAGAGGCACATCGCAGGCTGGATGGACGAGGTAATGAGCATTGATGACCGTTGCGGTTTTTCCGAATCTGATCAAGCCCGAGACGGGCGCAGTTCTGCGGCGCATTCGTGATTTTCTGGCTGCGCGCGGTGCAAGGATCATGTTGCCACGCGTGCGTGCGGCGGAGTTTGGCATGGAGGATTGCGGCGTGGACGGGATTGAGACCCTGCCCGCCGACTTTGCGCTCAGCCTCGGCGGCGACGGGACTCTCCTTGGCATCTGCCGTAGATATGCAGCAAACCCCGTGCCCGTCTGCGGTATCAACATGGGGACGCTCGGCTTTATGGCGGACATCGAGCAGAATGAGCTTGAGCAGCGCCTTGAAAAACTCTGTGCGGGGGATTACCACGTCGAGTGGCGCCCGTTTCTCGCGGGCTATGTCACGAAGCCGGATGGTACGGAGCATTTCCTCGGGCATGCAATCAACGACATCGTCGTCATGAAGGGCGATGTGGCGCGCATCATCTCGCTCGCACTGCAGGTCAACGATACGCCTCTCGTCGAGTGCAAGGCGGACGGCTTCATTGTTGCCACGCCAACGGGCTCTACGGCGTACTCGCTCTCGGCGGGCGGGCCTATCATGAACCCAATGGTGAAGGGGATCGTCCTCACGCCGATCTGCCCGCATACGCTGAACATCCGCCCGCTCATCATACGCGAGGAAGATGCCGTGCATATCCACCTCATCGATACGCGGCAGAGCATCATCGTCACTCTCGACGGACAGGAGACGACGCCGATCCATCCAGACGACACCGTCACCGTCAAATGCTCGGATGTGCGCGCGGGCATCATCAAATTCGAGGACAAGGACTACTATCAGATCCTGCGTACGAAACTTTGGAGAAACTGCTAGGAGAGAGTGGAATGAAAAGTCGACGCCACGACCTCATCAAGAAAATCATCGGAGAGGAAATCATCGAGACACAGGAAGCGCTCGCCGAGGCGTTGCGTGCGCGTCATATGCGCGTCACGCAGGCGACCATCTCACGCGATATCAAGGAGCTTTTCCTCATCAAGGTGCCTGCGGAGGGTGGGCGCTATCGCTATGCCGTGTCTCCGCACGAGAACGTGCGCTTCTCCGAGGGGCGGATGAAGCGCCTCTTCAAGGACAACGTGATCTTTTCGGATTTCAGTGAAAACATCGTCGTTGTCAAGACCATCCCAGGGGCGGCGTCAACGGTCGGGGCGGCACTCGATGCCTCGGACTGGACGGAGATCATCGGTACAGTTGCGGGTGACGACAGCATCTTTGTGCTTGTCAAGCCGCGAGAGGCGGCAGAGACGATCGTCGAACGCATTCGCGAGATGATACGCTGAGAGGAGGGAGACGCTATGCTGCAAAGTCTGCGCGTATGGAATTTTGCATTGCTTGAGGAGGTTGCCGTCGAGTTCGGCACGGGGCTGAACATCCTCACGGGTGAGACCGGCGCGGGCAAATCCATTCTGATCGACGCACTCGGTGCGATACTCGGACAGCGCATCTCCTCTGACGCCATCCGAAGCGGTTGCGACGCCCTGCGCGTCGAGGCAGTATTCTCGTGTGAGGGGGATGCGGCACTCGCGGCGCTCCTCGCAGAGCAGGAGATCGAATACGAGGACGAACTCATCATCCTCCGCAAGGTTGCGCGCACGGGCAAGGGCTCCATCCTCGTCAACGGCAGCCACGTTACGTTGACCTTTCTCAAGAAGCTTGCCCCGCATCTCGTGGACATCCACGGACAGAACGAGAACCTTGCGCTCCTGCGTGAGGATGCGCAGCGGAGTCTCCTCGAGGGCGGAGATGAGGAGCTGCAAAGACTGCTCGCGGCATACGCCGAGGTCTATGCGGGCTGGAAGGAAAAGACACGCCTGCGCGCGGAGCGTGCGGAGGAGATCGAGAACATCGGCGAGCGTCTGGATCTCCTGCGCTGGCAGGAAAAGGAGATTGCGGAAGCGGAATTGAACGAGGGTGAGGATGAGGAACTCGAGGCGGAGATTCGCCGCCTCTCCCATTCGGAGCGCCTCGTTGAGAACGCCGGTGAGGCATCGAATCTGCTTAGTGAGGACGGAGAGGAGGGCATCTCCGTGCTCTCGGCACTCTCACGCATTACCGGCGCGCTCGATGAGATTGCGCGCTATGATGACGGGCTCTCGAATGCGCAGACGATGATCGAGGAGGCATACATCTCCCTGCAGGAGGCGTCCTACGAGGTGCGCGACTATCTGGACGCGATCGATGCCGATCCCGCGCGCCTCGACCGAATACAGACGCGCATGGACGTGATCGACCGCCTCAAAAAGAAGTACGGCGGCAGCATTGTCGCTGTACTCGAACGCCTCACCTCCGTCCGCAGCGAGCTCGAGTGCATCGACAACTATGATACCGACATGGTGCAGCTCGACAAGGACATTGCCGCATTCCACGAGCGTCTCGAGGAAACGGCAAAGTCGCTGACCGCACGTCGGCAGGCGGTCGGCACAGTGCTCTCTGCGGACATCGAACGCGAACTGCAGGGGCTGGGGATGCCGAAGGCACGGTTCCGTATCGTCGTCACGCCCGAGGAGAAATACACGAGTCGCGGCGCGGACAGCCTCGATATGCTATTTTCGGCGAATGTGGGCGAAGCGGAAAAGCCCATCGAGAAGATTGCCTCGGGCGGCGAGCTCTCACGCATTGCGCTCGCCATCAAGTCCATCGTCGCCGCACGCGACACGGGCGGGACGAGCATGGTTTTCGACGAGATCGACACGGGCATCGGCGGGCGCACCGCTCAGATGGTCGCCGAACGCATCGCCTTCGTCGCACATTACAAGCAGGTGCTCTGTATCACGCATCTGCCGCAGATCGCGTGTATGGCGGACACGCATCTCTACATCGCGAAATCTGTCAAAGGGGAGAGTACTGTGACACAGGTGGAGGCTCTCTCCGCCGATGAGCGCGTGCGCGAGATCGCACGCATGGCGTCGGGCGATGATGTCACGGAGGCGGCGCTTGCAAATGCGCGCGAAATGCTTGCGGGTGCACAGCAGAAGAAACAGGTCTTTCAGAAGAAAGCGAAGAAATGAGAGGTATCTGATGAAAAAATATGGAATGAAACACATTTTGATGGCGGGTGCTATCGTGTCTGCCCTCCTCATGGGCGGCAGCAGTGCACAGGCAATGCCCTCACCGCTCGTCGAGTACACGAGCGTGCGCGATGCGTGGGCGGTTGTGGGACTTCCCGTCTACACGCCGACCATTCTGCCCGTCGGCTACGTGCAGAAGGAGATCATCGTCATCGACAAGAGCCTTGCCGAGATCTTCTACCGCAACGACGCGGGCAAGGAAATCCTCTTCCGCATGGCGAAGGGCGACGCGGACATCAGCGGCGACAATAACATCTACGAAGTGAATCAGGTCGTGCAGGTTGGACGACAGTACATCCGCGTCAAGGGCACGGAAAAACTCGTCAGCCTCGCCCTCTGGTCACGCGGCGGCTACACCTTCTCCATTTCGTTTGAAGAACCCGTTTCCATCGAAGCCGTACAGGCAATCGTCAGCACGATCGCGTGGAACTAACACTGCATCCTAAATTTTGATATGCGTATGCCCCCAAGATCGGATCTATGAGATCCGATCTTGGGGGCATTGTATGGTCGCCGAATAGGCATGATAAATCCCCCAGTTCAACTGGGGGTAGAGAAGAAATTCTTATAGAAAAGGGATGCGCCTCCTATGCTAAACTAGAAGTGGCCTGACAACCACAAATGAAGAATAGCATAGGAGGCGCTTGTCAATGAATGACGTAAAAAGTTTATCACATAGTAAATGGAGATGTAAATATCATATCGTGTTTGCCCCGAAATATCGACGGCAAGTAATTTACAACCAAATTAAGGTCGACATCGGAAAGATCCTACGAGATCTTTGTGAACGCAAAGGTGTAGAAATCTTGGAGGCAGAGTGTTGCCCAGACCATATCCATATGCTGGTGACCATACCGCCGCATATGAGTGTCTCTGGGTTTATGGGCTACTTGAAAAGTAAAAGTAGCTTGATGGTGTTTGACCGACACGCGAACCTGAAGTACAAATACGGGAATCGACATTTTTGGTGTCGCGGATATTATGTCGATACTGTTGGGAAATATGAAAATGTAATCAAGAATTATATCAAGAATCAGTTACAGGAGGATATTATGGCAGATCAACTAAGCTTAAAGGAGTTTGTTGACCCGTTTACGGGTAGCAGGAGTGAAAAAGGCAAATAAAAATGCCCCCGAGTAGGGGGCTGCCCGTGACAATAGTGTGGTTGTCAGAACCCATTCGATGCACCTTTTAAGGTGCTACCACAAGCATTTGGCCCTTATAGGGCCTGTTCAAACCACCAGTTCAACTGGTGGTTTTGATTTTATTTATTTTTTACTGCGCGGATAAATTAAGCAGTGTACGAAAATCTATGTTATAATTTTTTTGTCTGGGATATGGAACTAATGAAAAGAGGAAGAAAAATGTTTGACGAGATGTTTGATGAGATGTTCCAAGATGTAGAAAATGATTCGATGGAGTATGGCGTGAGACTTGCCTGTGCAGATGAGAGTGTGTTTGCAGCATTGGCGCAATACTATTCCCAGGTAGAGGAGTGTGAGCCTCTGTGCAATATGCCTGTGCGGCAATTTTATCCGGAATTGGAAGAGGAGAATGAGATATCCACCTCCGCGGAAGAGGTAGCATGGCGGAATACCATGCTGATTTCGGATGTGCAGGCGGCGGGCATTCCACTTGAGATATTGCAGCAGCAGGATGTAATCTGCATCTATCGTACAGGTTCTGAGGAGGACTTTGCCGCGTGTGCAGAGGGGGTCACTGCACAGCAAGAGGAAGATGGTGACGGTATCAGACCGGCTGTCTTTTGCTTTGCGGATGCTGCTACGGCGAAGGCTTATGTTTGCGGCTCTGGCGTATGGGCGCCCAGCAGTTCTCAAGTAGTTGGTACAAACTTAGATGATGTTCTGCCTCTTCTTGCATCGACAAAAGGAGATATTCGATATATTTCGGGAAAATCTCTGCTTTGGGAGGAAATGCCTGCCGTAGATCGATCGGTACAGGGCGTACAGCTGATCTGTAGAGGGGCGAAAGATCTCTCTATGTTTGAGGTTATGGAAAAAGCGGAAGCAATTGCCGCATGCTTCTCGGAAGGTGTTCATATTTTATGGCAGATCGAGATATATGAAAAGAGAGAGATTTTGGCGTTCTTTGTGCGGGAAATGCCCCATATGGGGGCATCGCGAAAGCGTTGTGAGCAGGAAGGCGCTTTCTTCGTATCATAAATTTTTTGGATGATGAACATACACAAAAAGCGAGAGCTGATGGCGGCTCTCGCTTTTGTCTTACACAGTTATCTCAATTTGATTTCCTTCAATACCAATTATGCAGCTCTCGTAATATCCATCTCCCGTAGTACGAGGTCCGCTGATGACTTCGTAGCCGTCGGCTTTCATACGAGCGGTAAGGGAATCAACCGCTTCTTTGCTGCCAACGCTAAAAGCCACATGAATAAATCCTGTTCTGGCGAGAACCTTCTTGTCATCTGCCATTTCTGGCTTTTTCATAATTTCCAATCTCGCTCCATCATCAAAAGATATGAAATAAGATCGGAAACCCGTGTTCTTGTTGTGGTAGCCATTGTTAGCCTTGCCGTTCAGATATTTTACGAAGAAATCCTTGGCGGCCTCCAAATCATTCACATACATTGCAATATGCTCAAGCTTCATCGCAGAACCCTCCATAGATCGACTTCATAATCTCATGAAGTGAACTATTCTCTGTGCCTTAGTCGTATTTCTGTTCGTCTCGAAAATTTTAGGAAGTGTAAATCTTTGGAAAAACAACATCCGAAATACAGTTTGTTCCGATCAGAAAGCTGGTTCCATATCTATATGGTATCATTTATCATACTAAGTTGCAAATAACTGCGTACTTGATATACACTGTAAACATACTACAATAACTGTAATACAGCAAGTGTTTTATCATGTTGGATTTCCATCTGTGCGGCAAAGGAGAAGGGAAGGATGGCAGGTTCGGCAAAAGGCGTATATGACGTACGAGGAATATCTCATACGTCTCAAGGAGGGCATCGTAACAGATCATGAGAAATGTCCTGTGACGCCGCTGCTGCTCATGCGCAGGGGCGGTGGAAGGCACAGATCTTGTATGAGATGTGCATGCATGACGAGTTTGTTGTGGTAAACTAAAGTTGTAACAGGAATGTCTAACGAGAAACACCGAATGAAAGGGGATTCGATTCTTGTCACAACAACACTATGAACCAGAGTTCAAGCAACAGATCGTCCGGCTTCATATCGAAGCTTGACAGCAGAGTATGGAGTCTCAAAAGCCAGCATCAGCAAATGGTGCAAAGAATTCAGCGAAGAATGCCAGCAAACCGCCTCAAAGAACCTGGCTGCCCAGAACGATCTGGAGCTTATGAAGGAGAATCGTCGCTTGCGCGAAGAACTCGCAGATGCACGCAAAGAAAACCTTTTCCTAAAAAAGCAGCGGCATTCTTCGCAAAGGGAATCGACGAGAGGCATATCGATTCATCGATGAACATCGGAATCTGTTCGGCGTCCGGTGGTTACTGCGGCATTTGGGAATCTATCCGAATGCTTACTACAACTACCGAAAGCACAGACGGGCAAAAGAAGATGCCCGAAAACAGAACATCCTGCGTCAAATTCAAGCCCTATACCATGAAACCAATGGCGTTGACGGGTACCGCAGGATGCGCACGCAAAGGCATCGAGCTTTCTGCTCTGACAGTTCATAAGTACATGAACACAGAACTGGGATTGCGCTCTATTGTGCGGCAAAAAGCTCCGAGATATCAAGGCGGCATAGAGCATAAGAAGTATGACGAGCGATTTAGCAATCCGAACGCTTGGCAAAGCACTCAGCAGTCAACGAAAGAGAAGCAACGGTCTGATTCTTCATAGCGATCAGGGCAGCCCGTACACATCGAAGGCGTTCACCGACTTTTGCGAGAAACACGATCTGACGCAAAGCATGAGCAAGGCTGGATGCCCGTATGATAACGCACCTATGGAGCGCTATTTCAATACGCTGAAGAACGAAGAAATTTTTCTTCATGCGTATCGAGATGAGGAATCTCTCTATCGCGCAGTGGAGCATTTTGATTATACCACATACAATCATGTACGACCGCATTCTTATAACGGCTATCGTACGCCATTCGAAGCGAGGTATTCGACATAAGTTTATTGGACACTCGTGTTACAAAAACCCTTGACCACAACATCTACTGCGAAACGGCATCTCGCATGTTCCATTGCACTGTCGAAAAGCACGGTGAGAATGCGGAACTACGCAATTATGGTGGGATGTGGATCGTGCCGTCAAGACCTGTGTGAAACGGCGTGTTGAAACTAAAACACATGGCATCTGCTGTGCATATGAGAGCGACATCCTGTTTATACGGTTACCAAGCGGAAGAGAGCTTTCGTATGTAAAGCCGCGCATCGGAGCAAACAGATTCGGTGGAGAAGCCGTCACCTATGAAGGTCTCGGTATGACGAAGAAATGGGAGAGGATAGAGACGTTCGGCGGAAAACTGGTCGAGAATATCATACAGGCGACGGCACGCGATCTGCTCGTCTGTGCAATGAAAAGCTTGCGGGACAAGGGCTTTCATATTGTCATGCATGGCCATGACGAAATTGTACTCGAAGTCCCATACGGCGTTTCATCGGTGGAGGAGATATGCTCCATCATGGCTGAGAATCCACCGTGGGCAAAGGGGCTGCCGCTCAAGGCGGATGGGTATGAGTGCGAATTTTATCGGAAGGACTGAAATAGCGGCATCTGCCTCACTGACAGATGCCGCTTGAATCGTTTATTGTATTGAATCCATGAGATGGAGGATTGTTTCGCAGGTGGCAGAGAATTCCACTTCTCTGGCGTACTCGTAATCACGCTGATACGTTCTCCAGTGCCGATGCATTGTAGGGCTGCTTATAATCTGCTCCAAAATACTCTGATACTGCGGTATTAAGGAAGCACTGATAAATTCAGCACCGCCACCTTAGCGCATCTTTTTTGCCCGCTTTTTGTCGGCAAATCCTCCACATAGCTTTTGCTATGCGTCCGGTTTGCCTCCTCAATCGGACGAAAAAATCTACGCCAATCTGACGGACTTCATTTTATCAGCGATTCCTTAACATACCGGAATTGCGCTTTTGTGCAGTTTCGGATACCGCGTGACCCAAAACGGTTCGACTGATCTGATCGCCCTTCAGCTTGCTCAGGATAAAGATATCGTAAAAGTCTCTTGGCCGCGTATTTTGATCTCCACGGAAAAATACAGTTTCCAACTTCTCGGCAAGGATCGTCTCAAGGTTGTAAGCAAAGATTTCCAATGTGCCGTCATTGAACATCATGGGATATTTGTATTCGACTGCCTTCGGGGTAATCTTGTCGCCTGTTGTAATATCGAGCTTCAGAGGGACTCTCATAGGGAGGAAGTTTGCCGTCAGCGATATGCGATAACCTCCGTATGCATCATTCTTTCGGATTTCTCCAACGTCCTGAAAACTGAAGGTTATATCGTCATCAATGGGGATAGTGACAATCTCCTCAAACATTTTCTTTATGCTGTTCTCGTTCACGGGGTGATTTTGGATGGTGGCATCCATATCCATTGTGGCACGGGAATGGAGACCAACCATCGAGGCAATCAGCAGTCCGCCCTTTAGGATGAAGTTTCCTTGATATCTTGAATGGGCGATGCGTTCCAGCAGCCGCTCCAACATATAGTTTTGCATCACGAGTTGGGAAGGGATGTGTTTTTCTTTTGCCATTTTATTGATGGCGGCCTTTAACTGCATTGCATTATTCAAAGCAGTACCTCCAGATATGTCCGTATCCTTTTTTCGACGCCGAGCCGAGCTGCATACGCTGAGAGCAGGGGAATGTTTTTCTGATTGCTGTCCGTATAGTGGTTGAAAGCTTCTGAGACAACTTGAATATCTGCAGCGTGCTGCGGTCGCAGGATATCACAGAGCGTACGCTCCATAGAATAACAGCGTATCGAATTCCCTGCAGGAGATTTTATCTCTGTAATGCCAAGTTCATATCGCTCAGGTTTTACCTGCGCACAGCGGATTCCTTCCTTTTGCGGATTTGCCAGATTGTAGTTTGTGGGGAAAGTCATATGGTAGGCAATCGGTGTTCGATCCGTCAGATTCCAGAGAAAGAGAGCCGTTTCGTGTGAGAAGACGCCGCGTTTGAATCGTGTTTGCAGATTGAGGAATTCATCCTCCCATATTTCGGGCAGCGTGTATACGCCGCGGGCAGGACGGAGTAAATGTCCGCGTTTGACGAGATGTGCCAACATACTGCGGGAAATACCGGATGATACCGCTTTGGCTGTTGTCAGCATACCGTTATTTTTATGGACGAGGTTCATGATAGCAGCTTGTTGCGTCATGTGAATTACCTCCTACAAACTTTCTTGCT
Encoded proteins:
- a CDS encoding type IV toxin-antitoxin system AbiEi family antitoxin domain-containing protein, whose translation is MTQQAAIMNLVHKNNGMLTTAKAVSSGISRSMLAHLVKRGHLLRPARGVYTLPEIWEDEFLNLQTRFKRGVFSHETALFLWNLTDRTPIAYHMTFPTNYNLANPQKEGIRCAQVKPERYELGITEIKSPAGNSIRCYSMERTLCDILRPQHAADIQVVSEAFNHYTDSNQKNIPLLSAYAARLGVEKRIRTYLEVLL
- a CDS encoding NAD(+)/NADH kinase — its product is MMTVAVFPNLIKPETGAVLRRIRDFLAARGARIMLPRVRAAEFGMEDCGVDGIETLPADFALSLGGDGTLLGICRRYAANPVPVCGINMGTLGFMADIEQNELEQRLEKLCAGDYHVEWRPFLAGYVTKPDGTEHFLGHAINDIVVMKGDVARIISLALQVNDTPLVECKADGFIVATPTGSTAYSLSAGGPIMNPMVKGIVLTPICPHTLNIRPLIIREEDAVHIHLIDTRQSIIVTLDGQETTPIHPDDTVTVKCSDVRAGIIKFEDKDYYQILRTKLWRNC
- the recN gene encoding DNA repair protein RecN translates to MLQSLRVWNFALLEEVAVEFGTGLNILTGETGAGKSILIDALGAILGQRISSDAIRSGCDALRVEAVFSCEGDAALAALLAEQEIEYEDELIILRKVARTGKGSILVNGSHVTLTFLKKLAPHLVDIHGQNENLALLREDAQRSLLEGGDEELQRLLAAYAEVYAGWKEKTRLRAERAEEIENIGERLDLLRWQEKEIAEAELNEGEDEELEAEIRRLSHSERLVENAGEASNLLSEDGEEGISVLSALSRITGALDEIARYDDGLSNAQTMIEEAYISLQEASYEVRDYLDAIDADPARLDRIQTRMDVIDRLKKKYGGSIVAVLERLTSVRSELECIDNYDTDMVQLDKDIAAFHERLEETAKSLTARRQAVGTVLSADIERELQGLGMPKARFRIVVTPEEKYTSRGADSLDMLFSANVGEAEKPIEKIASGGELSRIALAIKSIVAARDTGGTSMVFDEIDTGIGGRTAQMVAERIAFVAHYKQVLCITHLPQIACMADTHLYIAKSVKGESTVTQVEALSADERVREIARMASGDDVTEAALANAREMLAGAQQKKQVFQKKAKK
- a CDS encoding VOC family protein, encoding MKLEHIAMYVNDLEAAKDFFVKYLNGKANNGYHNKNTGFRSYFISFDDGARLEIMKKPEMADDKKVLARTGFIHVAFSVGSKEAVDSLTARMKADGYEVISGPRTTGDGYYESCIIGIEGNQIEITV
- a CDS encoding nucleotidyl transferase AbiEii/AbiGii toxin family protein, with translation MNNAMQLKAAINKMAKEKHIPSQLVMQNYMLERLLERIAHSRYQGNFILKGGLLIASMVGLHSRATMDMDATIQNHPVNENSIKKMFEEIVTIPIDDDITFSFQDVGEIRKNDAYGGYRISLTANFLPMRVPLKLDITTGDKITPKAVEYKYPMMFNDGTLEIFAYNLETILAEKLETVFFRGDQNTRPRDFYDIFILSKLKGDQISRTVLGHAVSETAQKRNSGMLRNR
- the argR gene encoding arginine repressor, with the protein product MKSRRHDLIKKIIGEEIIETQEALAEALRARHMRVTQATISRDIKELFLIKVPAEGGRYRYAVSPHENVRFSEGRMKRLFKDNVIFSDFSENIVVVKTIPGAASTVGAALDASDWTEIIGTVAGDDSIFVLVKPREAAETIVERIREMIR
- a CDS encoding DUF4367 domain-containing protein; the protein is MKKYGMKHILMAGAIVSALLMGGSSAQAMPSPLVEYTSVRDAWAVVGLPVYTPTILPVGYVQKEIIVIDKSLAEIFYRNDAGKEILFRMAKGDADISGDNNIYEVNQVVQVGRQYIRVKGTEKLVSLALWSRGGYTFSISFEEPVSIEAVQAIVSTIAWN
- a CDS encoding DNA polymerase family A protein, with protein sequence MTKKWERIETFGGKLVENIIQATARDLLVCAMKSLRDKGFHIVMHGHDEIVLEVPYGVSSVEEICSIMAENPPWAKGLPLKADGYECEFYRKD
- the tnpA gene encoding IS200/IS605 family transposase produces the protein MNDVKSLSHSKWRCKYHIVFAPKYRRQVIYNQIKVDIGKILRDLCERKGVEILEAECCPDHIHMLVTIPPHMSVSGFMGYLKSKSSLMVFDRHANLKYKYGNRHFWCRGYYVDTVGKYENVIKNYIKNQLQEDIMADQLSLKEFVDPFTGSRSEKGK
- a CDS encoding secretion protein HlyD, producing MEEANRTHSKSYVEDLPTKSGQKRCAKVAVLNLSVLP
- a CDS encoding TlyA family RNA methyltransferase, translated to MKKERLDVLLVEQGFAPSRERAKRLIMAGQVLVDEQRIDKAGTTVAIDVKLRVVGEDLPYVSRGGLKLAKGMEVFGAVLDGKTAADIGASTGGFTDCMLQNGAAKVYAIDVGYGQLDWKLRTDVRVVNMERTNIRNVTLETLGETLGFASIDVAFISLDKVLPVVRALLAEGGEVIALIKPQFEAGKERVGKNGVVRDPAVHEDVIRQVLAVARAQDFRTAGLTYSPVKGPKGNIEYLLYLKTQGEDVEMDDVFVREIVSEAHRRLDGRGNEH